The Streptomyces tendae DNA segment GCGCTGAGCGCGCTGAGCGCGGCGTCGAGTCGGGCCGTGGCTTCGTCGGCGACGGGCTTGAGGGCATCCAGGCCGGTGAGGGTGACCATGGTGCCCGGGTCGAGGGCCTGGACGAGCGTGTGGTCGCCGTCGCGGCGGACGACGACGTTGCACGGCAGGAGCAGACCGATGGAGCGGTCGGCCTCCAGGGCCTGGTGGGCGAGCGGCGGGTTGCAGGCGCCCAGGATGAGGTAGTCCTCCATGTCGTGGCCGAGCTTGGCCTTCAGTGTGGCCTGGACGTCGATCTCGGTGAGGATGCCGAACCCCTGGTCGGCCAGGGCTTGGCGGACGGCGGCGGTGGCGGTGCCGAAGTCGGTCTCGGCCAGGCGGACGGTGCGGTCGTAGGACACGGTGCGCTGCTCCTTCGGTGAAACGTTGAACCCGGCTCCTTGATACCCCAGCGGGTACCCGGCGCAGTGGGCGCAATGCCGCAGCCGGACAGTGGCGAACACTCACACAGGAATACCCCCGGGGGTATTCCTGTTAAGGTGGACGTTGAATACCCCCCGGGGTACATAGTCTCTTGTGGAGGAGCCGTAGCCGTGTTCTTCGTGGACACCCTCGAGTTCGAGGGCCTGGGCAACCGCAGCTACCTGGCCGGCGGAGCCGCTGCCGCGGTGGTCATCGATCCGCCGCGCGACATCGACCAGGTGATCGCCGACGCCGCCAGACGCGGGGTACGCATCGCGTACGTGGCGGAGACCCACGTGCACAACGACTACGTCACCGGTGGTCTGGAGCTGGCCCGTGTCACCGGCGCCGCCTATCTGGTACCGGCTGCGGCGCACGTCTCCTTCGCCCGCACCCCGGTCGCCGACGGCGACACCGAGGACGTGGACGCGGGCCTGGTCCTGCGTGCGATCGCCACGCCCGGGCACACCCCGCACCACACCTCCTACGTCCTGGAGGAGGTCGGACGCGGTGTGGCGGCGTTCACCGGCGGATCGCTGCTGATCGGCACGGTGGGCCGCCCCGACCTGGTGGAGCCCCGGCTCACCGAGCAGCTGGCCCGGGCCCAGCACGCCTCCGCCCACCGCCTGGCCGCCGAACTGGACGACGACGTGCCGGTGCTGCCCACCCACGGGTTCGGCAGCTTCTGCTCCTCCGCCCAGGCCGGCGGGGACGCGAGCACCATCGGCAAGGAACGCACCAGCAACGACGCGTTCACCCTGGACGTGGACACCTTCGTTCAGCGGATGCTCGCCGGGCTGGAGGACGTGCCCGCCTACTACGCGCACATGGGACCGGCCAACGCCGCGGGCCCCGCCCCCGTCGACCTGACCCCGCCCGAGCGTGCCGACGCAGGCGAGATCTCCTCCCGGCTGGCCGCCGGCGAGTGGGTCGTGGACCTGCGCAGCCGGATGGCCTTCGCCGAGGGGCATGTGGCCGGGTCGTTCAATTTCGAGGGCGAGGGCAAGCTCGCCACCTACCTGGCCTGGCTGATCCCGTGGGGGAAGCCCGTCACCCTGCTGGCCGAGACCCCCGAGCAGGTCGCCGACGCGCAGCGGAAGCTGGCGCGGGTGGGCATCGACCGCCCGGCCGCCGCCGCCACCGGCGACCCGGCCGGCTGGGTCCGTGAAGGCGAGCACCTCGTCTCCTTCCCGCGGGCCCGCTTCGCCGACCTCGCCGATGCCCGCCGACGCGGCGACGACGTGGTCGTGCTGGACGTGCGCCGGGACTCGGAGCGCGCGGGCGGCCACATCGACGGCTCGGTCCACATCCCGGTCCACGCACTGCACGGGCGCATCGGCGAGGTGCCGGACGGCACGGTGTGGGTGCACTGCGCGGGCGGAATGCGCGCGGCGATCGCCGCCTCCCTGCTGCATGCCGCCGGCCGGGATGTGGTCGCCGTCGACGACGGCTTCGACGCCGCGACGGAAGCCGGACTGTCCCTGGCCTCCGGCTGATCCCGGCCGTTACCCCCGCGAGGAAGCACAAGGAAGGAAGCACGTGATGCCCCTCATTGTCCGGAACGGGCACCGGGTCACGGTCGACGAGGCACGCAGCCGTCCCCACGGCGACCAGGCCGACGCGGTCCTGCTGGACGTCCGCGAAGAGCCCGAGTGGACCGCGGGCCACGCCCTGGGCGCCGTCCACATACCGCTGGCGGAACTCTTCCTCGGCGCCACGCTGCCGGCCGAGGCGCAGGGCCGTCCGCCGGTGGTGATCTGCCGCAGCGGTCACCGCTCCTCACACGCCGCGCGTCTTCTCGCCGAACGCGGAGCGCGGGCGGTGGACGTCGAGGGCGGCATGAACGCGTGGGCCGCCGCCGGGCACCCGGTCGTCGACGAACGCGGGAACAGCGGCCGAACAGCGTGACCGTACTCGTACTCGCCCTCGTCGCCGGGGCCGTCATCGGTCTCGCCCTCGGAGCGCTCGGCGGCGGTGGCAGCGTCCTTGCCGTGCCGGCACTGATCTACCTGCTCGGCTTCACTCCGGCCGCCGCCACCACCGCCAGCCTGCTCATCGTCGCTGCCACCTCCGCCACCGCCCTGTACGCCCACACCCGCGACGGAAACGTGGCATGGAAGACGGGCGCGCTGTTCGCCGCGGCGGGCATCGTCCCCGCCTTCCTCGCCGGCGCTGCCGCCGGGCGCCTGCCCGAAGCGCTACTGACGGCGGCCTTCGCGGTCGTCGCCGCGCTGGCGGCCCTGCGCATGCTGCGGCCCTCCCCGTCCCTGCCGCCGGACCGGATCCGTCCCGGCAAGGCGGCCGGCGCCGGTGCCGGACTCGGCGCCGTGACGGGCTTCCTGGGGGTCGGCGGGGGATTCCTCGCCGTGCCCGCACTGGTGAGTGTCCTGGGACTGGCCATGCGCCGGGCGGTGGGCACCAGCCTGCTCGTCATCACCGTGAACTCACTCGCCGCGCTTGCCGCTCGCACCGGCACCACCGGCGGGCTCCACTGGGAGATCATCGGCCCCTTCACCGGCGCGGCGATCCTCGGCGCCTGGGACGGCAAACGACTCGCGACGAAGATCTCCGGCACCACCCTTCAGAGAACCTTCGCCGGCGTCCTGCTGGCGGTGGCGGCCTTCATGCTCGTCGACGTGATCGTCTGAACGCCAGTGCCGCCAACGGCTGGACCAGGGACCAGGACACCTTCTCCAGCCCACCACGCATCTCAAGGCCGCCTTGGGGCCGGCTCCCCTGAGATCAAGCCCACCACTCCGACACGCAAGGATGACATCTGCCATGACCACACCCACGGCCCTCGCCACCGACGAGGCACGCACGCGCCTGCACGAACTGACCGTCATCGACGTGCGCACCCCGGGCGAATACGCCGGCGGCCATCTCCCCGGCGCGCTCAACATCCCCCTCGACCAGATCCGGCGCGCGCTGCCCGACATCCGTCACGCCACCGGACACGGCGACGTCCTGGTCGTCTGCGCCTCGGGCGCCCGCTCCGAGAACGCCTGCAAGATCCTCGCGGAGAACGGTGTCACCGCCGCCACCCTGTCGGGAGGAACCGGCGCCTGGGCGGCCGACGGCCACGAACTCCACCGCCCCCAGGGCGCCTCCCGTACCTCCTGGGGAATGGAGCGGCAGGTGCGGCTCACCGCAGGAGTGATCGTGCTGCTCGGCCTGCTGCTCGGGCTCGTCGTCCACCCCGCCTTCCAGCTCCTCTCCGCGGGCATCGCGGCCGGCCTGGTCTTCTCCGCCCTGACCAACACCTGCGGCATGGCCGCCATGCTCGCCAGGCTCCCCCACAACCGTCCCCGCGCGGCCGACCTCGACAAGTCGTTGGCCGCGCTGCGCAACCGCTGAACCACACGATGAAGGGGAGGGACCCGGCTTTGGGTTCCTCCCCTTTCGCATGCCGCAGCATGGGATCACCCGCCGTGAACGGGCGGGTGATCCGGTACCGCGGGCACCGGCTCAGGCCAGGGAGAGGAACAGCTTCTCCAGCCGCGTACGCATCTGCTCCCGGTCACCGGAAGCGGCCATGTCCGCATCGGTCAGACAGTGCTGCAGTCCCGTGGCGATGATCGCGAAACCGGCCTTGTCCAAGGCCCTGGACGCCGCGGCGAGCTGGGTGACGACGTCCTCGCAGTCCCGTCCGTCCTCGATCATCTTGATGACACCCGCGATCTGACCCTGCGCCCGGCGCAGCCGGTTGAGCGCAGTCTTGAGTTCCTCAGCCGCCATCGCCAGCTCCACAACAACCCACACTCCTTCGATATACCCCGTTGGGTATCGTATCGAAGGTGTGAACCCCAGCCGGGCGAAGGAAAATCCCCTTCGCTGAAGTGTTACTGCCCTCAGTGCCGATCAGCAGGGTCACCCCTGGCCGCGGACGACGGTGACGGGGCAGTGGGCGTGGTGCAGCAGCGCCTGGCTGACCGATCCCACGAGCAGGCCGGTGAAGCCGCCGTTGCCCCGGGCTCCGGCCACCACCACTTGGGCCTCCCGGCTGGCGTCGATCAGCGCGGTGCGGATCCGCGACCGCACCAGGCGCCGTTCGACGGTGACCTGCGGGTAGCTCGCCTGCCCGCCGGCGACGGCCCGGTCGAGAAGCCGCTGTTCGGCCTCCCGCAGCCGGTCGGCGTCCGCCACCACCGCGGCCGGCGGATCGCCGGGTCCCTCGCAGGCGCGTGCGCTCCAGGAGTTCCACACGTGCAGCGCCACCAGCGGGGCACCGCGCAGCGCGGCCTCGGCGAACGCGAAGTCCACCGCCCGCTCCCCGGCAGGGGACCCGTCCACGGCGCACAGCACGGGGCCGGCCGGGTCCGGACGGCCGCGTACCACCATGAGCGGGCCGTGGCCGTGCGCGGCCAGATGCACGGCCGTCGAGCCGAGCAGCAGCCCGGAGAAGCCCGTCAGGCCGCGACTGCCGACCACGGTCAGCGCCGCTGATCGGGACTCGATCTCCAGGACCTCGATCGCGTCACCGGTCACCACCGAGCGAGTGATCTCGAGGCCCGGCGCGACCGCGTGCGCCCGCTCTTCGGCCCGGGCCGGTAGCCCGTGCACCATCGCCTCCAGGCCGTGATCGGCCGGGCTCCATGGCGCCGCGCCGGGCGGCAGGTGTGCGGACGGGCTGCCGATGGCGTGGACGATGCGCAGCGATGTGCCCCGTAGGTGTGCCTCGCGGGCCGCGACATCGACAGCGGTGAGGCTGGACGCCGAACCGTCCGCCCCTACGATGACCGGATCACTCACTGGACTCTCCCTCTGGGACAGGCCGCGGAAGTGCGGCGCGTCGGTTCCACCCTCCCGGCACGCGATCACCCCGGCCAGGGCCGACCGGCCCGGAACCGGGCCACTGGGCCCTGTCCCGGCCCGCTCAGCGGGCCGGGACAGGGCCTCGCGCGGTCGGGTCTCCCGCGTCGGCGCCTCCACCGCTGTCAGACTCGACGCCGACCGTCCACACCGACGACCACCATCTGGCCGTTCGGCTGCGCACGATGTCGCGTCCCTGGCCTCAGGACCGTCCGGCCGCCCCGCCGGGCCGAACCTCACTGGTCGCCTGAGCGGCGCGGTGTTGTCATGGGTGGGGGAGACGGCGGGTACGGGTCGACGCATCGCACGTGGTCCGCGCGGGCGGTCCGGCCACAGCCGCTCGTCGTGATGCGGACGAGGAGACTGACGTCATGCTGCACCGCCACACGGTCGGAGACGTGATGACCGAGGAGGTCGTCACCCTTCGCCCCACCACACCGCTCCACGAGGCAGCCGCCCTGCTGGACGCGAACGACATCGTCGCGGCACCGGTCGTCGACGACGCCGGCGATCTCGTCGGCGTCGTGTCCGCGTCCGACGTGCTGCGGCACGAGACCGGCACGCCTGATCCGCAGGGGCGGGGCGGGACCGGCGAGCACGTCTGGAGCAAGGCCCGGGCACAGACCGCGGGCGAACTCATGAGCAGCCCCGTCTTCACCGCCCGCGCCGACTGGACGATCCCCCGGGCCGCACGGGAACTGCGCAGGCGGCACGTGAAGCAGCTGCCGGTGGTCGACGCCGACGGGCTCCTCACCGGCATCGTCACCCGCAGCGACCTGCTCGACGTCTTCATCCGCCCGGACGCCGAGATCCGCGGTCAGGTGGAGCAGGACATCCTGGGGCGCATGCTCGGCCTGGACGAGGGCAGCGTCACCGTCGAAGCCCGAGACGGTGTCGTCACCCTTCGGGGACAGGTGCCGCAGGCGCGTCTCGTCCCGGTGATCGTGGGCCTGTGTCAGGGCGTCGACGGGGTCGTCGCCGTGGACGCCCGCCTTTCCCGGGGCCGGGCCGACTAGGCACGCCGAATCAAGGCCGGGTCACCGCTGTCCCAGATCTTCTCCGGTGCCGCTCACTCGGGCGGCCGACGGGAGTGGGCCGGGTATGTGCGAGGGCGGCCGTGGCGGCGACGAACCACGGAGCTCGCCACCGCGGCCAGGCCCAGGCAGAAGAGGAGGCCGAGGGTCAGCCCTGCGCAGAAGACGGCCAGCGTGTTCATGGTCGCGATGTCCTGGCCGAGTACGGACACGGTGTACTGGGGGCCACCGGAGAGGTTGCCGGCGATCACCAGGCCGGTGAAGGCCCCTACGGCTCCGACGAGGAGCAGTCCGAGTATGAGCATCCGGGTCATCTCCTCGGTGGGAGTGTTCCGTCGGTACGAAACTCGGGTGGACCGGGTACCCGCGGTGCCGTCCGGTCATACACCGGGGCGAGGCCGAAGGGACCAGGTGTCACACCTTCCGTCCCCGGCTGCCCGTCCCCGGCTCGTCCGACCGTCTCCGCCGAGGGGGATACACCCGTACCGGCAGTGTGAAGGGGGATCTCCCCGAGCCGGAGGGCACCCGCCGCCTCCCCGCCCTCGACAGCCCGCCGCGCCGTCCCGCACGCACCGGCGTGCGGGGCGCCCCGACGTGCTCTTTCCATGACACCGCAGCGCCGGGGACGGTGCCAGGGATGTCCGGTGCCGTGCCGAGGGCCTGCGGGGGATCGCGCACGCGTCCGGTCGTCCGCGGTTCGGTGAGCGGGGCAGGCGGCGACGGCCCTACGGATGGGCGCGCGGACGGCCGGGCACCGTCCGGTCCGGTCATGCCGTGCGGCGGGGTGCCGACCGTGGCACGTTGGATACAGCGGCATTCCGAGGAGAGGGCGGCGGTCATGCGAGCTCACCTTGGCGACCGGCTCGTCGTGGAGAGCCCGGCGACCGGCGTCGTCAGGCGCGACGGCGAGATCGTCGGACTGCGCCATGACGACGGAACGCCTCCCTACGACGTGCGCTGGTCGGACACGGACGACATCACGCTCGTGTTCCCAGGCCCCGACGCGCACATCCAGCACCTCGACACCGAGCACGGACATGCCGACGCCGCCGACGTGCCCTTCCCTCCTGCCGCGACCGGCCCGGTGCCGGAGGAACTGAATCCAGGCGACATCGGCCGGCGCCTGGCCCTCGAACGCCGCAGGCAGGGGCTGAGCCGGGAGGAGACGGCGCGCCGAGCTCGCATCTCGCCGCAGTACCTGGCGTACCTGGAGGAACAGTCGGCCGACCCGAGCATGGCGACCCTCCTGACGCTGGCCGCCGCACTGGGCACCACCGTCACGGCACTGCGCGGAGCGG contains these protein-coding regions:
- a CDS encoding DUF302 domain-containing protein, with translation MSYDRTVRLAETDFGTATAAVRQALADQGFGILTEIDVQATLKAKLGHDMEDYLILGACNPPLAHQALEADRSIGLLLPCNVVVRRDGDHTLVQALDPGTMVTLTGLDALKPVADEATARLDAALSALSAT
- a CDS encoding MBL fold metallo-hydrolase, with translation MFFVDTLEFEGLGNRSYLAGGAAAAVVIDPPRDIDQVIADAARRGVRIAYVAETHVHNDYVTGGLELARVTGAAYLVPAAAHVSFARTPVADGDTEDVDAGLVLRAIATPGHTPHHTSYVLEEVGRGVAAFTGGSLLIGTVGRPDLVEPRLTEQLARAQHASAHRLAAELDDDVPVLPTHGFGSFCSSAQAGGDASTIGKERTSNDAFTLDVDTFVQRMLAGLEDVPAYYAHMGPANAAGPAPVDLTPPERADAGEISSRLAAGEWVVDLRSRMAFAEGHVAGSFNFEGEGKLATYLAWLIPWGKPVTLLAETPEQVADAQRKLARVGIDRPAAAATGDPAGWVREGEHLVSFPRARFADLADARRRGDDVVVLDVRRDSERAGGHIDGSVHIPVHALHGRIGEVPDGTVWVHCAGGMRAAIAASLLHAAGRDVVAVDDGFDAATEAGLSLASG
- a CDS encoding rhodanese-like domain-containing protein, encoding MPLIVRNGHRVTVDEARSRPHGDQADAVLLDVREEPEWTAGHALGAVHIPLAELFLGATLPAEAQGRPPVVICRSGHRSSHAARLLAERGARAVDVEGGMNAWAAAGHPVVDERGNSGRTA
- a CDS encoding sulfite exporter TauE/SafE family protein, which produces MTVLVLALVAGAVIGLALGALGGGGSVLAVPALIYLLGFTPAAATTASLLIVAATSATALYAHTRDGNVAWKTGALFAAAGIVPAFLAGAAAGRLPEALLTAAFAVVAALAALRMLRPSPSLPPDRIRPGKAAGAGAGLGAVTGFLGVGGGFLAVPALVSVLGLAMRRAVGTSLLVITVNSLAALAARTGTTGGLHWEIIGPFTGAAILGAWDGKRLATKISGTTLQRTFAGVLLAVAAFMLVDVIV
- a CDS encoding rhodanese-like domain-containing protein; protein product: MTTPTALATDEARTRLHELTVIDVRTPGEYAGGHLPGALNIPLDQIRRALPDIRHATGHGDVLVVCASGARSENACKILAENGVTAATLSGGTGAWAADGHELHRPQGASRTSWGMERQVRLTAGVIVLLGLLLGLVVHPAFQLLSAGIAAGLVFSALTNTCGMAAMLARLPHNRPRAADLDKSLAALRNR
- a CDS encoding metal-sensitive transcriptional regulator, coding for MELAMAAEELKTALNRLRRAQGQIAGVIKMIEDGRDCEDVVTQLAAASRALDKAGFAIIATGLQHCLTDADMAASGDREQMRTRLEKLFLSLA
- a CDS encoding universal stress protein, whose amino-acid sequence is MSDPVIVGADGSASSLTAVDVAAREAHLRGTSLRIVHAIGSPSAHLPPGAAPWSPADHGLEAMVHGLPARAEERAHAVAPGLEITRSVVTGDAIEVLEIESRSAALTVVGSRGLTGFSGLLLGSTAVHLAAHGHGPLMVVRGRPDPAGPVLCAVDGSPAGERAVDFAFAEAALRGAPLVALHVWNSWSARACEGPGDPPAAVVADADRLREAEQRLLDRAVAGGQASYPQVTVERRLVRSRIRTALIDASREAQVVVAGARGNGGFTGLLVGSVSQALLHHAHCPVTVVRGQG
- a CDS encoding CBS domain-containing protein, with the protein product MLHRHTVGDVMTEEVVTLRPTTPLHEAAALLDANDIVAAPVVDDAGDLVGVVSASDVLRHETGTPDPQGRGGTGEHVWSKARAQTAGELMSSPVFTARADWTIPRAARELRRRHVKQLPVVDADGLLTGIVTRSDLLDVFIRPDAEIRGQVEQDILGRMLGLDEGSVTVEARDGVVTLRGQVPQARLVPVIVGLCQGVDGVVAVDARLSRGRAD
- a CDS encoding pyridoxamine 5'-phosphate oxidase family protein, which translates into the protein MRAHLGDRLVVESPATGVVRRDGEIVGLRHDDGTPPYDVRWSDTDDITLVFPGPDAHIQHLDTEHGHADAADVPFPPAATGPVPEELNPGDIGRRLALERRRQGLSREETARRARISPQYLAYLEEQSADPSMATLLTLAAALGTTVTALRGAGVDLPPGQGHALLRPQLRDLGPEECRRLLSTHGVGRIAVTASGGHPAVVPVNYEVVDDEIVFRTKPGSVPAAAAGTEVAFEVDHVDEAMSRGWSVLAVGPASVVTEPDTVRELTRRAHTDPWAGGKRDVWVAIRPTRVTGKRITPADR